TCTGTCAAGCCTGTTTTTTTAAGGATAGTTTTAAATCCCACATTTtattgggggattttttttttttttttttgctcttcatTTACATTAATGAGAGTGGCAGTTTCTGTGTGCAACAGAGTCAGGAAAGCAACAAGTGGGAGAACCTAGAGCCCTGCCAGCTGCGGTCCCCATTTCCTTGCTTCTCCCGTCGCCGCTTCCTTCCCTGGCGCCGGCTCCCTTCCACTTCCCGCACCGGCACGGCGGGAAGGGCCCCTTGCTCCGGGAAGGACACCGGAGGCTCGGAGCGGAGCCGGCAATCAtccctctctgctctttccCTATAAGGCCTTTGCAGCACTTTTTTAAAGACCTGTGCCAAACTCGCAGGggtctctctctcttctccggGTCATCCGTCTTGCTGTTCAGggtgagctgctgcctgtgacGGCTGCTGTGCTGCGGTGTTGCCATCCCCCTCCTGAGGcggaggtacaggcagctgccAAGGGATGCCGCCCAGCGGCCGGCAGTGGTTGTggggggaggcagcagcagcagcgggtatggagaaagaaaataaagagtaaAAAGACGGTCTCCGAGCGGGGGGAGGATGGGGGCAAGTTGCAGCTGGAGCCGCTGGCCGcagcccagcgcccttcgttcagacAGCGAGGCGAAACACGCGCATGAATAACACCCCGTCGGGTGGAAAGTTCCAGCCGCCGGTAGGGCGCAGGAGCTCGGCACCCGCCGGACGCGCCTGACccgtgccagggctgggagcggGGATGCGCCCCGGAGGGGGAGAGCCTGCCCGGGAGCCCGCCGTGCCTTCCCGCGCCCCCTGCGAGGAGGGCCCCGGCTGCATCATTTCACCCTGGGCTTCGTGCATGCACCAGCGCTCCTGATGTGCCCCCGGCGCTCCCGCGAGGAAGCGACTGAGCCATTAAATCGCAGGTACACGGTGTTCCCAAATGACCGTGTACAGTAAAAACAAAatctgcagagcagggctgttttcctttttcttcccgcccccccccccccccccccccccgttacTGCACTTGTCCAGCCCTCGGTCATCTCCCTACCTTTTCTAGAAGCAGatttctgctctctcctccAAGTTCAGGGAACAGATCATTTTCGCCCCTTTGTTTCCCTTTTTATcattaaatttcttttcaattttttttcttttccttttggttATATCCCAGCCAGGATCAGGGCAGTGCACAGAAGGgacatttgtttgttttattgaaAACCGGGCAGGAAATTTTGTTCTTCTGAGTCACTGCGGCTCCTTCAGGGAAACGTCAGCGTCCCTTATCGCCGCTCAGCCGGTGCGGCGGGACCGCGAGCGGACGCGGGCTGCGGGGTGGTGGGGGGGACACCCACAATTTCGGAAGAGGTGGTCGTCCTAAAGATAGAGCCAGATTTCAACTTTATGTAACCGTAAAATAAGTAGGGccggattaaaaaaaaaaaaaaggaaagagggagagagagagagagacggGGTTCGGGAGTTTGctgtcaagggaaaaaaaaaaagggatttgatGCGTTTGTCTGTGGATGCTCGGCATCCTGAGGCAAGGTGCTATGGGGGATACGGGGGGGGGGGCTCCCCTGAGGGCTGCGCCCAAGGTAGGGCGGTGGTAAAGGCAGCGACGATTGCCTTCCCCTCCCACCCTCGACGTCCTCCGAGGCGACCAGTGGCCGCCCCCCAAAGGACGTCGAGGGGGGGCGATcgtcgccgccccgccccggtcCCGCCCATCACCGCCGCCACTTAAACGCCGTCGGGTGCTCCGCCAAGGCAGTGCggtgctgggagctggtggTGCGCTTGCTGTTTATCCCCCTCTCGCTTCAAAATGAccgtgaaagcagctgaggcgTCTGGTTCTACCTTGACCTACTCGAAGATGAGGGGGATGGTGGCCATCCTCATCGGTGAGCGGCCTGGGGGCTTCTTTGAAGATATTCAAGGGGCTGtagtttttctctctgtgattttttttttttctggcttaacgattttgtttctcctttccttttacATTATAGCTTTTATGAAGCAGAGAAGAATGGGACTAAACGACTTCATTCAGAAGATAGCCACCAACTCCTATGCATGCAAGCAGTAAGTATCAGAATTTTTGCGGGGTTTCAGTCACAAATACCACTACATATTGTGAGATCtagtttaaaaataatgctTGTTTACTGTAATGCCTCCGGCATGACTGTTACAGAAGAGTTAATTTGTCTTGTTGAGGTGTTACTCACTTCTCAACGATCTCTGTGAGCTCGGTTTGGGACAAATAAGTCGGAGAAGATTTCTAGGGACCCGTCCCTATTTTGTGCAGTACTTATCatataaataaatttctttGTATGATGAAACTTACTGTCTCTAGAAACATTTTACTCCTTAAATCGAATGGATTGTTTTGGTTGCCTTCTGTAGCAGGCTCAACCAGAACTCTTCCGCGATACACGCTTGCCCTCTGGTGGAAAGATCTGCCTGCTGCGCCTGGCGACTCTCCTAATCATGCGTGCTCTTATCCTTGCAGCCCTGAAGTTCAGTCTATCTTGAAAATCTCTCAGCCTCAAGAGCCTGAACTTATGAATGCTAATCCTTCTCCTCCGGTAAGTGGATTTTACTCAAGTGTGACGTTTTTAGAACATCAATTCTGCCACTAATAGAAGTGTAGCAAAATTAGCATCATGAATATTGTGCTAGTTCAGCTCATAGCACACTAATGTAAACAAGAAAGAGTAATCGGGTTGGACTGAAACTTTTTTGTTTCAgacatgaggaagaaattcttaaaAAGTGTTATTAGTTGTTATTTCATTATGGAATTAGTCTAAGACTTCAACAAGAACTTCTAAGTAAGCTATGGTTGTTAGACTCTTCTTAGGCAGTGCCTATTGGTTTAAGATATCTGTTAAAAATCAAGTTTCTGTTAAAAATCAAGTTTTAGTGGCAGGAAGAGTGTTAATCTTTATTTTCAAGGTCactttaattacatttttaaaaaaagagaaattgttGAGACTCTCACTGCTGAACTGTTTTAGTGAATGTGGCTTCTGTTCATTTTTCTAGCCCAGTCCTTCACAGCAGATCAATCTCGGCCCATCATCCAACCCACATGCCAAACCATCAGACTTCCATTTCTTAAAAGTGATTGGAAAAGGCAGTTTTGGGAAGGTAagcttaactttttttttttttttaatttatttactcTTGAGCTCTTCTGTGAAATACCAGAAAGTGGGGTTTGTACTGCCTTTGGTGAATGGTGGTCACTTAAACCAAACCTGAGCACATCCTGCTGCCcagtgcagggagagggagtgggagcagggatgctgcatTTGAATGAGTCATTAAAAAGAGCCAGGGAACTCGGTTCACTAGAGCTGTGAAGAATAGATTTACTTCGCTTTTGGAAGGGAAAGAAACTAGACATGGTATCTTTGGGCTAGATTAATCTGCCAGCATGGTAACAGTGTTAGGCATTTCCAGCAAAGGGCTTGCACATTGAACCAGAGGGACGTAGCTGTGCTCAGCAGTTAACGTAAAGGGTTGTTGCTGGTTGTGTTTATGAGTTGTTCTATATTTCAGTATTGCTCAGTTCTGGAATTTTATGCACTTTCAGGTCCTCCTTGCACGGCATAAGGCAGAAGAGCAGTTCTATGCTGTTAAAGTCCTGCAGAAAAAAGCAATCCTGAAGAAGAAAGAGGTAAGCTGCCTTTCACGATGCCATTGCAATGTCCATCAAATACATTTTTACTGCAACTACTAAGCAAGTGTACTAAACATGAATGATTTCTGGTGTTTCAGGAGAAGCACATTATGTCAGAACGCAATGTCttgctgaaaaatgtgaaacaCCCCTTCCTGGTCGGGCTTCACTTTTCCTTCCAAACTGCTGATAAATTGTATTTTGTCCTGGACTACATCAATGGTGGAGAGGTAAGCAGTAAGAAaatttaatattatttcctATCATGTGCATGGTGGTAGGGTAGACATTTTCATCCTtccttttaaatacaaaaagagTTGCAAGGGGAAAAGTCATGGGGGAGAAGTTACTAGATTGAATGCTTCTGCTTGCCAAGTTTTGAACTACCGAAGGGTTGTTAGGCCATTTCCTGCTATTGTTCTCCCTTGCTATATATGTTGAGTCTAATTAAGTGCATTGTTAACAGGCTTTGGCGCCGCTTACACAACTTTGTTCTCTCTGTCTCCTGTAGTTGTTCTACCATCTCCAGAGGGAGCGTTGCTTCCTGGAGCCGAGAGCCCGATTTTATGCTGCTGAAATTGCCAGTGCACTGGGCTATCTGCACTCCCTGAACATCGTTTATCGGTGAGCAGCCTTGTTCAGTTCGTTGTACAGAAAAAATATGTGTTTTGTTGAATAAGCATTGAAAAGTTCAGCTCAGTAGGTGCTTGGAAttgcttttaatattttgtaGTGGCTTAGTAAACCTCTGTAAACATCTGCacccaaaatattttcactgcaCCTCCTCTAACTaacatttctcttctttcttctcctcctaCAGGGACCTGAAGCCAGAGAACATCCTGCTTGATTCACAGGGGCACATTGTCTTGACTGACTTTGGACTGTGCAAAGAAAACATAGAGCACAATGGCACGACCTCCACCTTCTGCGGCACACCAGAGGTACGGCCAGCCCTCAGCCCCCACGCTCAGAGCAACAGCAAGAGCTGTTCTCATCAGTGAAAACTGACTTGTCCCACGTGTATGTACATCTGGTTAGACGAGTAGGGCCTTCTAATACAGGGCTGCCAGTGAGGGCATGTAGAACACGTGGAGCTTGCTGAGCAGGAGAGAGCAGCTCTCAAACCATCTGCCTATTTGTAAAAATCTTGTAGCTTTCCTTTAGCTTAGCTATTGCTGGGATTCAGTAAGCTGCTTTCATTTAAGAATGGGGAGGCTTTCCTGATGTAAAGATCCCTGTAGCTCAtgtggctctctcccttttCTTACACAGTATCTTGCTCCTGAAGTTCTCCATAAGCAGCCCTATGACCGGACTGTGGACTGGTGGTGCCTTGGAGCAGTCCTGTATGAGATGCTTTATGGCTTGGTAAGCAACAAATCCTTCATGACAGATCAAACTAGCTAACTCCACCTTTCCCCACAAGAAACCCCATGCCTGCCTGTCAGCCTCATTAACTTCTTTTCTGCTTCCCACAGCCACCCTTCTACAGCAGGAACACCGCAGAAATGTACGACAATATCTTGAATAAACCCTTGCAGCTGAAGCCAAATATTACCAACTCGGCTAGACATCTCCTGGAAGGCCTCTTGCAGAAGGACAGGACAAAGAGACTTGGTGCCAAGGAGGACTTTGTAAGTGCAAACTGGCCAGTGCCCACATGCAGTGCAGGATGATGACTGGGCCATACTGTTTACATTAGCTTGGGTCTGAATTaatctatttttctctctcttaacAGATGGAGATTAAGAATCACATCTTCTTCTCCCCAATTAACTGGGATGATCTCATTAATAAGAAGATTACACCCCCTTTTAACCCAAATGTGGTACGTATCACTTCTAATTATAGAGTGCATGGAGAGTGTCTTTTTACCCCTTGtgggctgcccaggagccaggggcAAGTGGCCAGACGGCTGTTTGGGGAGTGCAACTTTCCTTCCCCCGTGTCTGTCCaaacaaagttaaaaataaGTGGTAATTGACTTTTTGCTGATAATCcatttaaatttagctgttttgtttgttgtctCACATGCTTCATTTACAtggcaattttaaaataatcccTAGCCTCCCCATTTTACCAAGGGGAAGTTAAGGTACAGAGAGCAATGAGCTTCCCTAAGGCAGAGTTACATTTGGCTTGTCAAATACTAACATGTAAAGTGAGGGATCAGGCTGTGGAGGTTGTTCCCCATTGTTTCCTGAGCATTTTATAAACTACATTTAATAACTAGGAGATCAAAGTCCTCCCCTGCAAACTGCTGTGAGGCAGAGTGGCATGTTTGCATTTAGCTTGGGCTGCATGAGCTTAGTGTGAGTGTAGCCATAGTAAATTGAATCATCTTTTTTTTAGTGAGACAGTGTGCAACAGGATACAAAATAAAGGTCAAACTAAAACTGTCAAAAGCTGCTAAACAGTGGGCCTGAGGTGATAACACTGTGAGTGTCCACACAAGGGTGCTTGTCTCCATATTGAATTGAACTGCCCACTCACAAAATATTTGGGTCTAAATTCCTCTTCTGCCTTTTCCACAGAGCGGCCCCAGTGACCTGCGACACTTTGATCCGGAGTTTACAGATGAGCCGGTCCCCAACTCCATTGGCCAGTCCCCAGACAGCATCCTCATCACCGCCAGCGTCAAAGAAGCCGCTGAAGcttttttgggcttctcttATGCCCCACCTGTGGACTCTTTCTTgtgaacatttttcttttattcttttttaaataataataactaccattatttttattttttttttggccttctGGTGGAACTGCCAGTTGACCAGTCACCTTGAAAGAGAATTTGCACATTTCCACCATGGCAGCTTTGCAGCCTTAATTTCAACAACACTGTTTGCTGGAAGCTTTTTTGAAGAGCACATCACTCTCTAAATGAGCTTTACAGGCTTTTCGTTTCCATTTGTTCTTCCCCCAAAGTGGTGCTGTCtccttgggaaagaaaaaaacaagagtGACTGCTGCCATAGACTGCTACGGCAGATCGTAGGAGTAAGAACAAGCTGTTTTGTAATCGTGCTCGAAAAGCCTTGCCTGAAGATCTATCTGAACGTGATAAGGATTTTATGAAATGTGCCTTTTTTTCTGATGAGATCTTGTGAGCTCCAAAGCTTTCCCTGTTGCAGAGTGTGTTTCTCAGTTCATTTATGTGGGTTTACTATGTGAACAAATGGTATGCGTGTGGTCTGCGTACTACAGATGGACTTAGTTTAAAGCATCAGTGTGACACTTGCAGGATACCACAATGTGGGGCATCGTTTGTTTCTTCCATATTTGGAAGATAAATTAAGTGtaattttgaaatttcttttgTAAATCTATACTGTCAACTAAAATTATTGAAATGGGCTCACAATTACTTGTATCCAAATGCTTGAAGAAAGCATTGCTGCTATGAAAAAAGATTTCTATTTTTAGAAAGGGTTTTTATGGACCAAAATGCCCCAGCTGCAGTCGGTCAAAGctgttggtttctttttttttttttttttctttttttttttttctcttttagtttaaaagatATCATCTGTAAAATGGGCATTATTTATGGTCTTGGGGTTTGAGGGATTTTCATTCCTGATTGTATGTATTGTAAAAAAGATCTGTACATTCAGTTGTAACTCTAGATGTATATTTAAACTTACAGACTTACTTGTAATGTATACCATCATTGTAATGTAATATAATTAACCTGGTTATATGTATCATATTTTTTTGTGACCAGACCCATTGGTTTGCagtaaaatcctgaaaaatactTCCATAAACTCTgtcttattttaaaacaaaggtttttagcaagattaaaaaaaaaataattaaaataaatccaaGCTGCCAATCAGCTAAGATAATTTTGCTTAGGTGTGTGATGGTTATTCCATCTGTAGACTTCTTACCATGGATACAACTTGGCAAAGTACATGGATACAACTTGGTCTTCCAACTGGGGCTGTGAAGAGTGATTGTGTATCAGAGTGAGTTTTCTTTTGTGGTGCAAATGCTCCCACTTCCCCAAAATGAGTTTCTCTGCCACTAAAGGTACTGCTCTCTGGTGTAGACAACGCATAACTACACTTGAATTACGTCCTTAGGTAACAAAGACTGGAGCTGTTTAACAATGTGTTGCAGACCTACACTAGAAGCCGGCTATCGTGAGGCTGATGGAAGCAGTCCCTGCTGGGACTCCATCCTGGAGCATGAAACATTGCTGCTGTGATGTGGGGCAGTGCACTGTACCTCGAGTTTACCAGTGTTCCAAAATCTATTCAGGAGCTGGGTTTCACCCACTGATCATAAGCTTGCAGATGGGGTAAAACTGACTATTCATCTAAAACTGTTGAATAGTTTTTTATTACTGAGTACTACTACCTGATGGCCTGCAAGAGGGGCACTCCTGGGCCAAGAAGTAAGATAACCACTTCTGAGGTGATTCTATTCAGTTTTTTGTGTGGTGATGGATGGCTTTCTTGTTTGAGGAGCTGAGCATCTGCACCTTATTTTCAGCTCCCATTATTCATTGGGTACTGCAGTTGGTGGTGGTAGCAATTCTGAGAACCCAGATGAGCAGTTGCTGAGAAAAGTTGGACAGTTGAATGTTGCTTAGGCTGCTGCGATAACAGCAGTGTAAGCAAATCTCTAATAGGGGTGGTATTTCTGTTCATTTCATTTCTGAGATAAAAGCCTGCAGTAATTTTCCATGCTTTATTATCCGTTGGATGTAGGAACAGAAAAACGTGTACGGCTTCAGCTATGAACTGTTTCTGGGAGACCACACTCAGAGCTGAAAATGCTAATTTATGGCAGCCAAGAAACCTTTCAGATCCCGTTATTATCTGAAAGAGATGCAGTCACCTCCCCCTCAAACTCCCAACAAACTCCCAAATTCATGCATTCAGTAACTCTTTGAATAGTGTACTGACAGGCTCTGCAAAGTCTTCCACGGCTATAATGTTTCTGAAACATCTTTTATGCCGATGACTTGTAGGCTAGAGATGTTAAAATATATAGTGCTAATTTGTCTCTGCAGAAAATGAAACTGTACTTGCTAAGCAACGAAGCTGTGCATACACATTATCTTTGCCTCACATTTCCCAGTCATGAGCAAGGTGCTGCGTGCAGATACACGAGCAGAGAACTGCAGCCCCAGGGTAACAGAACATTAAATACCGTCTAtggtttttaaggaaaaaacctgctGGAGTAATTAATAACAAAGAAGCATAAAACTCCAGCGACTCAAAGGTGTACATCATGTGCTTTTCATCTCTGCCAAGACGTAGGGTATTATTTTAATGGgttacttttaaaaaacaatgtCTGATTGTAATTCTAACTGTTCTACCATGCGTAGGCTTattatgctgctgctgctttctgcaaaAGTCTGCAACTGCTAGCAATGAATATTCAACACATGCCACCTCAATTGTTTGGtgtagaaaaggggaaaaagttgTCCATGATTTTAATCTCACTGATTTTAATGTATTACCGTCATGCCTGTAGGGAGAATCTGTGGAAGTCAGCTGGGTTTTGGGTTTATTGGTTTGTTTTACCGAATTCTGTGCCTGTAAGGTCTGTATTTCCTTTAGAGAAAAGTCTCTGCACTGGGAAGCAAAGGGCTAGGACTCCTGAC
This Aphelocoma coerulescens isolate FSJ_1873_10779 chromosome 3, UR_Acoe_1.0, whole genome shotgun sequence DNA region includes the following protein-coding sequences:
- the SGK1 gene encoding serine/threonine-protein kinase Sgk1 isoform X2; this translates as MTVKAAEASGSTLTYSKMRGMVAILIAFMKQRRMGLNDFIQKIATNSYACKHPEVQSILKISQPQEPELMNANPSPPPSPSQQINLGPSSNPHAKPSDFHFLKVIGKGSFGKVLLARHKAEEQFYAVKVLQKKAILKKKEEKHIMSERNVLLKNVKHPFLVGLHFSFQTADKLYFVLDYINGGELFYHLQRERCFLEPRARFYAAEIASALGYLHSLNIVYRDLKPENILLDSQGHIVLTDFGLCKENIEHNGTTSTFCGTPEYLAPEVLHKQPYDRTVDWWCLGAVLYEMLYGLPPFYSRNTAEMYDNILNKPLQLKPNITNSARHLLEGLLQKDRTKRLGAKEDFMEIKNHIFFSPINWDDLINKKITPPFNPNVSGPSDLRHFDPEFTDEPVPNSIGQSPDSILITASVKEAAEAFLGFSYAPPVDSFL
- the SGK1 gene encoding serine/threonine-protein kinase Sgk1 isoform X1, with the translated sequence MSAALDIASIKGSAGAPAGLAVLAASLLPAGRPARKGSYSGLQQRPGAGAQPQPPRRRAAPGVPAGSKMRGKEEKSSLKAFMKQRRMGLNDFIQKIATNSYACKHPEVQSILKISQPQEPELMNANPSPPPSPSQQINLGPSSNPHAKPSDFHFLKVIGKGSFGKVLLARHKAEEQFYAVKVLQKKAILKKKEEKHIMSERNVLLKNVKHPFLVGLHFSFQTADKLYFVLDYINGGELFYHLQRERCFLEPRARFYAAEIASALGYLHSLNIVYRDLKPENILLDSQGHIVLTDFGLCKENIEHNGTTSTFCGTPEYLAPEVLHKQPYDRTVDWWCLGAVLYEMLYGLPPFYSRNTAEMYDNILNKPLQLKPNITNSARHLLEGLLQKDRTKRLGAKEDFMEIKNHIFFSPINWDDLINKKITPPFNPNVSGPSDLRHFDPEFTDEPVPNSIGQSPDSILITASVKEAAEAFLGFSYAPPVDSFL